One genomic window of Streptomonospora nanhaiensis includes the following:
- a CDS encoding lysine N(6)-hydroxylase/L-ornithine N(5)-oxygenase family protein codes for MTSTPQPPPVHDLVGIGFGPSNVALAIGLLEQRRRAAADPAVPALTGVFHERQPEFGWHRGMLLDDATMQVSFLKDLVTTRNPASDFGFLSYLHSVGRLHDFINHKTLFPLRAEFHAYLAWCAGRVADQVRYSSEVVGVEPVRDSAGRISQLDVIARAPDGSRHRSRGRNIVFAPGLTPRLPEGARLSERVWHNEYLLQSLERIGPGARPRGFVVVGAGQSAAEVVEHLYRRFPGAQVHAVFSRFGYSPSDDSPFANRIFDPDAVDAFYGASAETKAGIMDYHRNTNYSVVDPDLIDTLYQAAYQDKVKGTERLRFHNTSRVAGVSEGPDGVTVTVEDLASGKQTPVAADYLVYATGYRPGDPRDLLGDLAEHVVCDAGGRCAVQRDYRLATTDEITCGIYLQGGTEHTHGISSSLLSNVAVRVGEILDAISARTAEPAGTAESAAPTGAPAEAAAR; via the coding sequence GTGACCTCCACGCCGCAGCCTCCGCCCGTCCACGACCTGGTGGGGATCGGTTTCGGGCCGTCCAACGTCGCGCTGGCCATCGGCCTACTCGAACAGCGCCGCCGCGCCGCCGCCGACCCCGCCGTCCCCGCGCTCACCGGCGTGTTCCACGAGCGCCAGCCGGAGTTCGGGTGGCACCGCGGGATGCTGCTGGACGACGCCACGATGCAGGTCTCGTTCCTCAAGGACCTGGTGACCACGCGCAACCCCGCCAGCGACTTCGGGTTCCTCTCCTACCTGCACAGCGTGGGCCGGCTGCACGACTTCATCAACCACAAGACGCTGTTCCCGCTGCGCGCGGAGTTCCACGCCTACCTGGCCTGGTGCGCCGGACGGGTCGCCGACCAGGTGCGCTACAGCTCCGAGGTGGTGGGCGTGGAGCCGGTGCGCGACTCCGCGGGCCGGATCTCCCAGCTCGACGTGATCGCCCGGGCCCCCGACGGCAGCCGGCACCGCAGCCGGGGCCGCAACATCGTCTTCGCCCCCGGGCTGACCCCGCGCCTGCCCGAGGGCGCGCGGCTGAGCGAGCGCGTGTGGCACAACGAGTACCTGCTGCAGAGCCTGGAGCGGATCGGCCCCGGCGCCCGCCCGCGCGGGTTCGTCGTGGTGGGCGCCGGCCAGAGCGCGGCCGAGGTGGTGGAGCACCTCTACCGCCGCTTTCCCGGGGCGCAGGTGCACGCGGTGTTCTCGCGGTTCGGCTACAGCCCTTCCGACGACAGCCCGTTCGCCAACCGGATCTTCGACCCCGACGCCGTGGACGCGTTCTACGGCGCCTCGGCCGAGACCAAGGCCGGGATCATGGACTACCACCGCAACACCAACTACTCGGTGGTCGACCCCGACCTCATCGACACCCTGTACCAGGCCGCCTACCAGGACAAGGTGAAGGGCACCGAGCGGCTGCGCTTCCACAACACCTCGCGCGTGGCCGGGGTCAGCGAGGGGCCCGACGGGGTGACCGTGACCGTGGAGGACCTGGCCAGCGGCAAGCAGACCCCGGTGGCCGCCGACTACCTGGTCTACGCCACCGGCTACCGCCCCGGCGATCCCCGCGACCTGCTGGGCGACCTGGCCGAGCACGTCGTCTGCGACGCCGGCGGCCGCTGCGCGGTGCAGCGCGACTACCGCCTGGCCACCACCGACGAGATCACCTGCGGCATCTACCTGCAGGGCGGCACCGAGCACACCCACGGGATCTCGTCGTCGCTGCTGAGCAACGTCGCCGTGCGCGTCGGGGAGATCCTCGACGCCATAAGCGCCCGCACCGCCGAGCCCGCAGGGACCGCCGAGTCAGCCGCGCCCACCGGGGCGCCCGCCGAGGCCGCCGCCCGCTGA
- a CDS encoding (2,3-dihydroxybenzoyl)adenylate synthase produces the protein MLAGCTPWPPEFAARYRAAGYWTGETMDAFLRDRARRFAGRTAVVGGAERWTYADLDARADRAAAGLARLGVAPGDRVVVQLPNVPEVFEVVFGLFRLGALPVYALPAHRRAEVAHLCAATEAAALVVADVHAGFDHRDLAERVRAETGGPARVVVVGDAGGRAGFTPLAEVRRLGEGQEPPAPAADPADVAFLQLSGGTTGLPKLIPRTHDDYLYSVRASAEICGLTPDTVYLSALPVVHNFPMSSPGFLGVFHAGGTVVLAPDPSPATCLALIEAHRVTNAAVVPPVALLWLDAVAGGAHADRDLSCLEVLQVGGAKFGAEAARRVPAVLGCRLQQVFGMAEGLVNYTRADDPAETVFTTQGRPISPDDEIRVVGPDGAEVPEGRPGELLTRGPYTIRGYYNAPEHNARAFTPDGFYRTGDLVRRTPTGHLVVEGRAKDQINRGGEKVAPEEVENHLLAHPGVHDAAVVAVPDPYLGERACAYIVPRGAAPGRGELLAFLRERGLAAYKIPDRVEFVAAFPATGVGKTSRRDLRAAVRAAHARPAPAPDGAGG, from the coding sequence ATGCTCGCCGGATGCACCCCCTGGCCGCCCGAGTTCGCCGCCCGCTACCGCGCCGCGGGGTACTGGACCGGGGAGACCATGGACGCGTTCCTGCGCGACCGGGCACGCCGGTTCGCCGGGCGCACCGCCGTGGTCGGCGGGGCCGAGCGCTGGACCTACGCCGACCTCGACGCCCGCGCCGACCGCGCCGCCGCCGGCCTGGCCCGCCTGGGCGTGGCCCCGGGCGACCGCGTCGTGGTGCAGCTGCCCAACGTCCCCGAGGTATTCGAGGTGGTGTTCGGGCTGTTCCGGCTGGGCGCGCTGCCGGTCTACGCCCTGCCCGCCCACCGCCGGGCCGAGGTCGCCCACCTGTGCGCGGCCACCGAGGCCGCCGCCCTGGTGGTCGCCGACGTGCACGCCGGGTTCGACCACCGCGACCTGGCCGAGCGGGTGCGCGCCGAGACCGGCGGCCCCGCGCGGGTGGTGGTGGTCGGCGACGCCGGGGGCCGCGCGGGGTTCACGCCCCTGGCGGAGGTGCGCCGGCTGGGGGAGGGCCAGGAGCCGCCCGCGCCCGCGGCCGATCCCGCCGACGTGGCGTTCCTCCAGCTCTCCGGCGGCACCACCGGCCTGCCCAAGCTCATCCCGCGCACCCACGACGACTACCTGTACTCGGTGCGGGCCAGCGCCGAGATCTGCGGCCTCACCCCGGACACCGTCTACCTGTCCGCGCTGCCGGTCGTGCACAACTTCCCGATGAGTTCGCCCGGCTTCCTCGGAGTCTTCCACGCGGGCGGCACCGTGGTGCTGGCCCCCGACCCCAGCCCCGCCACCTGCCTGGCGCTCATCGAGGCCCACCGGGTGACCAACGCGGCCGTGGTGCCGCCGGTGGCCCTGCTGTGGCTGGACGCGGTGGCCGGGGGCGCCCACGCCGACCGCGACCTGTCCTGCCTGGAGGTGCTCCAGGTGGGCGGGGCCAAGTTCGGCGCCGAGGCCGCGCGCCGGGTGCCCGCCGTGCTGGGCTGCCGGCTGCAGCAGGTGTTCGGCATGGCCGAGGGGCTGGTCAACTACACCCGCGCCGACGACCCCGCCGAGACCGTGTTCACCACCCAGGGCCGGCCCATCTCCCCTGACGACGAGATCCGCGTCGTGGGCCCCGACGGCGCCGAGGTGCCCGAGGGCCGGCCCGGCGAGCTGCTCACCCGCGGCCCCTACACCATCCGCGGCTACTACAACGCCCCCGAGCACAACGCCCGCGCCTTCACCCCCGACGGCTTCTACCGCACCGGCGACCTGGTGCGGCGCACGCCCACCGGCCACCTGGTGGTGGAGGGCCGCGCCAAGGACCAGATCAACCGGGGCGGCGAGAAGGTCGCGCCCGAGGAGGTGGAGAACCACCTGCTGGCCCACCCGGGCGTGCACGACGCCGCCGTGGTCGCCGTGCCAGACCCCTACCTGGGGGAGCGCGCCTGCGCCTACATCGTGCCGCGCGGCGCGGCGCCCGGGCGCGGCGAACTGCTGGCGTTCCTGCGCGAGCGCGGGCTGGCCGCCTACAAGATCCCCGACCGCGTGGAGTTCGTCGCCGCCTTCCCCGCCACCGGCGTGGGCAAGACCAGCCGGCGCGACCTGCGCGCGGCGGTCCGCGCCGCCCACGCCCGCCCGGCGCCCGCGCCGGACGGCGCGGGCGGCTGA
- a CDS encoding tryptophan 7-halogenase — protein MSVPEQFDVIVVGGGPAGSTLIADQGHRVVLVDKQSFPRYQIGESLLPATVHGVCRLLGVEDEVRAAGFTVKRGGSFRWGTSPEPWNFLFALSPELSGPTSYAYQVDRMTFDHLLLKNAARHGVDVREESPALAAVTDGERVSGIRYTDPGGRERELAARWVVDASGNGSRLHAAAGGRRQYSEFFQNLAVFGYFEGGGRLPAPDSGNILCAAFDEGWLWYIPLSDTLTSVGAVLNRGQAARISADRERTLMESIQRCAIVRDMLGGAVRVTEGTYGEIRVRKDYSYADTRFWAPGIALAGDAACFIDPVFSTGVHLATYGGLLAARSVNSVLAGELPEERAFGEFEARYRREYAVFYEFLAAFYDMQQHEDSYFWKARKVTNMRAGDMEAFTTLVAGAYSAEAALVRPDTLAERFSASSADLAGAVERTGAARTPSGERMTELFRAPVVADVMTEMNQIQRRGVGGAITEPPLIEGGLVPSPDGRRWIEPDTAPAAGTA, from the coding sequence ATGAGCGTTCCCGAGCAGTTCGATGTCATCGTCGTCGGCGGCGGCCCCGCCGGCTCCACCCTGATCGCCGACCAGGGCCACCGGGTGGTCCTGGTCGACAAGCAGAGCTTCCCCCGCTACCAGATCGGGGAGTCCCTGCTGCCCGCCACCGTGCACGGCGTCTGCCGCCTGCTGGGGGTGGAGGACGAGGTGCGCGCCGCCGGGTTCACCGTCAAGCGCGGCGGCAGCTTCCGGTGGGGCACCAGCCCCGAGCCGTGGAACTTCCTGTTCGCGCTGTCGCCGGAGCTGTCGGGCCCGACGTCCTACGCCTACCAGGTCGACCGCATGACCTTCGACCACCTCCTGCTGAAGAACGCCGCCCGCCACGGGGTGGACGTCCGGGAGGAGTCGCCGGCGCTGGCCGCCGTGACCGACGGGGAGCGGGTCAGCGGCATCCGCTACACCGACCCCGGCGGGCGGGAGCGGGAACTGGCCGCGCGGTGGGTGGTCGACGCCTCGGGCAACGGCAGCCGGCTGCACGCGGCCGCCGGGGGGCGCCGCCAGTACTCGGAGTTCTTCCAGAACCTCGCGGTCTTCGGCTACTTCGAGGGCGGCGGCCGGCTGCCCGCGCCCGACTCCGGCAACATCCTGTGTGCGGCCTTCGACGAGGGCTGGCTGTGGTACATCCCGCTCAGCGACACCCTCACCAGCGTCGGCGCGGTGCTCAACCGCGGCCAGGCCGCGCGCATCTCCGCCGACCGCGAGCGCACGCTGATGGAGTCGATCCAGCGCTGCGCGATCGTGCGCGACATGCTCGGCGGCGCCGTGCGCGTCACCGAGGGCACCTACGGCGAGATCCGGGTGCGCAAGGACTACTCCTACGCCGACACCCGGTTCTGGGCGCCGGGGATCGCGCTGGCCGGCGACGCCGCGTGCTTCATCGACCCGGTGTTCTCCACCGGCGTGCACCTGGCCACCTACGGCGGCCTGCTGGCGGCCCGCTCGGTCAACAGCGTCCTGGCCGGCGAGCTGCCCGAGGAGCGCGCCTTCGGCGAGTTCGAGGCCCGCTACCGGCGCGAGTACGCGGTCTTCTACGAGTTCCTGGCCGCCTTCTACGACATGCAGCAGCACGAGGACTCCTACTTCTGGAAGGCCCGCAAGGTCACCAACATGCGCGCCGGCGACATGGAGGCGTTCACCACCCTGGTGGCCGGCGCCTACTCCGCCGAGGCCGCCCTGGTGCGGCCCGACACCCTGGCCGAGCGGTTCAGCGCCTCCTCGGCCGACCTGGCCGGGGCGGTGGAGCGCACCGGAGCCGCGCGCACGCCCAGCGGCGAGCGCATGACCGAGCTGTTCCGGGCCCCGGTGGTGGCCGACGTCATGACCGAGATGAACCAGATCCAGCGGCGCGGGGTCGGCGGCGCCATCACCGAGCCGCCGCTGATCGAGGGCGGCCTGGTCCCCTCGCCCGACGGCCGCCGCTGGATCGAGCCCGACACCGCACCGGCGGCCGGCACCGCCTGA
- a CDS encoding isochorismatase family protein, translated as MALPHIEPYEPPAPDDLPPNRADWRPEPDRAALLVHDMQRYFLRPYRAGAEPLRTALANITALRATCRAAGIPVIYTVKPGGMPPERRGLERDFWGPGMEAVAEHTDIAAAIAPEPGDTVITKWRYSAFAGTDLAERLRAQGRDQILITGVYAHIGCLLTAADAFMRDVRPFLVADATADFSADDHRLALRYVARRCGAALSAADAVAALDPAARPLPTRA; from the coding sequence ATGGCGCTGCCGCACATCGAGCCCTACGAACCGCCCGCCCCGGACGACCTGCCGCCCAACCGCGCGGACTGGCGTCCCGAGCCCGACCGGGCCGCGCTGCTGGTCCACGACATGCAGCGCTACTTCCTGCGCCCCTACCGGGCCGGCGCCGAGCCGCTGCGCACCGCGCTGGCCAACATCACGGCGCTGCGCGCGACGTGCCGCGCCGCGGGCATTCCAGTGATCTACACCGTAAAGCCAGGGGGTATGCCGCCGGAGCGGCGCGGACTCGAACGCGACTTCTGGGGGCCGGGCATGGAGGCGGTCGCCGAGCACACCGACATCGCCGCCGCGATCGCGCCCGAGCCCGGCGACACGGTCATCACCAAGTGGCGCTACAGCGCGTTCGCCGGCACCGACCTCGCCGAGCGGCTGCGCGCCCAGGGCCGCGACCAGATCCTCATCACCGGCGTCTACGCCCACATCGGCTGCCTGCTCACCGCCGCCGACGCCTTCATGCGCGACGTGCGGCCCTTCCTGGTGGCCGACGCCACCGCCGACTTCAGCGCCGACGACCACCGCCTCGCGCTGCGCTACGTCGCCCGGCGCTGCGGCGCGGCGCTGAGCGCGGCCGACGCCGTCGCCGCGCTCGACCCCGCCGCCCGCCCGCTGCCCACCCGCGCCTAG
- a CDS encoding phosphopantetheine-binding protein, whose translation MSETSATPDLTAERLRADVERVLGEPAGSVGEDDNLLDLGMDSIRLMSLVETWRKAGVETDFMTLAEEPSVRAWSRLLLND comes from the coding sequence GTGTCCGAGACATCCGCCACCCCCGACCTGACCGCCGAGCGGCTGCGCGCCGACGTCGAGCGGGTCCTGGGCGAACCCGCCGGCTCCGTGGGCGAGGACGACAACCTCCTCGACCTCGGCATGGACTCCATCCGGCTGATGAGCCTGGTCGAGACCTGGCGCAAGGCCGGCGTGGAGACCGACTTCATGACCCTGGCCGAGGAGCCCAGCGTGCGCGCGTGGTCCCGGCTGCTGCTCAACGACTGA
- a CDS encoding AI-2E family transporter, translating to MAERDADDAAERPAGPERPAARGTVEAAADPEARAEAGAGPGADPGAGTGSGALPSAPGAGGRRPPALPGAVMSAAERAAGGARPGPLEGVNFFLVGFTGALGVLTAWLLVETLVRAQAVFVSFLVALFLAVGLNPVIEWLRRLGVPRWGAIVLVCAALVGFAAVFLWAIVPPLTQQVAEFIADLPEYFAEAQRNPVLADLDRRYRLLERAEGFVTSADFGRRVFGGVFGVGQAVLNTVVTGFTVLVLTLFFMASLPGITEVGYRLVPRSRRAAVRELADEILERVGAFIAGQLFIALIGGAVALAFLSVIGSGYALTLSLIVAVTALIPLVGTTIGALAATVVVGVGDLRLGVVTLAFFLVYQQIESYVIARASCSARCTWRRL from the coding sequence TTGGCCGAGCGCGACGCCGACGACGCCGCCGAGCGTCCCGCAGGCCCCGAGCGCCCGGCCGCGCGGGGGACCGTGGAGGCGGCCGCCGACCCGGAAGCCCGTGCGGAGGCCGGTGCGGGACCGGGTGCGGACCCGGGTGCGGGCACCGGCTCAGGGGCTCTGCCCTCCGCGCCGGGAGCGGGCGGGCGGCGCCCGCCCGCGCTGCCGGGGGCGGTGATGAGCGCGGCCGAGCGCGCCGCCGGAGGCGCCCGGCCCGGCCCGCTGGAGGGCGTCAACTTCTTCCTCGTGGGGTTCACCGGCGCGCTGGGCGTGCTGACCGCCTGGCTGCTGGTGGAGACCCTGGTCCGGGCACAGGCCGTCTTCGTCAGCTTCCTGGTCGCGCTGTTCCTGGCCGTGGGCCTCAACCCGGTGATCGAGTGGCTGCGGCGGCTGGGTGTGCCCCGCTGGGGCGCGATCGTGCTGGTGTGCGCGGCGCTGGTGGGGTTCGCCGCCGTGTTCCTCTGGGCGATCGTGCCGCCGCTCACCCAGCAGGTGGCGGAGTTCATCGCCGACCTGCCCGAGTACTTCGCGGAGGCCCAGCGCAACCCGGTGCTCGCCGACCTCGACCGCCGGTACCGGCTGCTGGAGCGCGCGGAGGGGTTCGTGACCAGCGCCGACTTCGGGCGTCGGGTGTTCGGCGGCGTGTTCGGGGTGGGCCAGGCGGTACTGAACACGGTGGTGACCGGGTTCACCGTGCTGGTGCTCACGCTGTTCTTCATGGCCTCGCTGCCGGGTATCACGGAGGTGGGCTACCGGCTGGTGCCGCGTTCGCGGCGGGCGGCGGTCAGGGAGTTGGCCGACGAGATCCTGGAGCGCGTCGGCGCGTTCATCGCTGGCCAGTTGTTCATCGCGCTGATCGGCGGCGCGGTGGCGCTGGCGTTCCTGAGCGTGATCGGGTCGGGCTACGCGCTGACGCTGTCGCTCATCGTCGCGGTGACGGCGCTGATCCCGCTGGTCGGCACGACCATCGGCGCGCTGGCCGCCACGGTGGTGGTGGGCGTGGGCGACCTGCGCCTGGGCGTGGTGACGCTGGCCTTCTTCCTCGTCTACCAGCAGATCGAGAGCTATGTCATCGCACGCGCGTCATGCAGCGCTCGGTGCACGTGGCGCCGACTGTGA
- a CDS encoding isochorismate synthase produces the protein MSHQRARTAALDDLLAAYRPGSAFLASGRGVLLGRGAAARTDRLADVGDLLRATTTEAPEVPDGPAAPAASRAPGGVPRGPLALGAIPFAPGAPARIVVPEEVVWAPPLSEAPPGDRGRGPLPGPWTMRAVPEPAAHVAGVERALKLMADAGEGELAKVVLARSLRLTGPGPVDVARLLRNLAWRDPAGFTFAMDLPTAGEGPRTLVGASPELLVAKRGGAVVSNPLAGSAPRSADPSKDQRRAVELLGSAKDRHEHAVVVEAVAEALRPYCRTLRVPEPELAGTATLWHLSTRITGELRDTDTPSAVLAAALHPTPAVCGTPTAAARAAIAAIEPFDRGFYTGAVGYTDAAGDGEWVVSIRCAEVSGDSLDLFAGGGIVPGSDPDAELAETSAKLRTLLLALGVNQPPPGTG, from the coding sequence GTGTCCCACCAGCGCGCCCGCACCGCCGCCCTCGACGACCTGCTCGCCGCCTACCGCCCCGGCTCCGCCTTCCTCGCCTCCGGGCGCGGCGTCCTCCTGGGGCGCGGTGCCGCCGCCCGCACCGACCGGCTGGCCGACGTCGGCGACCTGCTGCGCGCGACCACCACCGAGGCCCCCGAAGTCCCCGATGGCCCCGCTGCCCCCGCCGCCTCCAGGGCCCCCGGCGGCGTGCCGCGCGGCCCCCTCGCGCTGGGCGCCATCCCCTTCGCCCCCGGCGCGCCGGCCCGCATCGTCGTGCCCGAGGAGGTGGTGTGGGCGCCGCCGCTGTCCGAGGCGCCCCCCGGCGACCGGGGGCGCGGCCCCCTGCCCGGCCCGTGGACCATGCGGGCCGTCCCCGAACCCGCCGCCCACGTCGCCGGGGTGGAGCGGGCGCTGAAGCTGATGGCCGACGCCGGAGAGGGCGAACTCGCCAAGGTCGTCCTGGCCCGATCGCTGCGCCTGACCGGCCCCGGCCCCGTGGACGTCGCCCGGCTGCTGCGCAACCTGGCCTGGCGCGACCCCGCCGGGTTCACCTTCGCCATGGACCTGCCCACCGCCGGCGAGGGGCCGCGCACCCTGGTGGGCGCCAGCCCCGAACTGCTGGTGGCCAAGCGCGGCGGCGCGGTGGTGTCCAACCCGCTGGCCGGGTCGGCGCCGCGCAGCGCCGACCCCAGCAAGGACCAGCGCCGCGCGGTGGAGCTGCTCGGCTCGGCCAAGGACCGCCACGAGCACGCCGTGGTGGTCGAGGCGGTCGCCGAGGCGCTGCGCCCCTACTGCCGCACGCTGCGGGTGCCCGAGCCCGAACTCGCCGGGACCGCCACGCTGTGGCACCTGTCCACCCGCATCACCGGCGAGCTGCGCGACACCGACACCCCCTCGGCGGTACTGGCCGCCGCCCTGCACCCCACCCCGGCCGTGTGCGGCACGCCCACCGCCGCCGCGCGCGCCGCCATCGCCGCCATCGAGCCGTTCGACCGGGGCTTCTACACCGGCGCGGTCGGCTACACCGACGCCGCCGGCGACGGCGAGTGGGTCGTCTCCATCCGCTGCGCCGAGGTGTCCGGCGACAGCCTCGACCTGTTCGCCGGCGGCGGGATCGTGCCGGGCTCCGACCCCGACGCCGAACTCGCCGAGACCTCGGCGAAGCTGCGCACCCTGCTGCTGGCCCTGGGGGTGAACCAGCCGCCGCCCGGAACCGGGTGA
- a CDS encoding 2,3-dihydro-2,3-dihydroxybenzoate dehydrogenase, whose protein sequence is MSHNGIEGTVALVTGAAQGIGRAVAVRLADAGATVAAVDRDPEGAADTADALRAAGHKAAAYVADVRDSAAVDALVDSVERDLGPIAHAVNVAGVLRTGPVTATGDADWAELFAVNATGVFHVSRAAARRMAGRGSGSIVTVGSNAAGVPRADLAAYGASKAAAAMFTKSLGLELARYGVRCNVVSPGSTDTPMQRGMWSGPDGAARVIAGDPGSFRTGIPLGRIADPADIADAVCFLASASARHITMHDLYVDGGATLRA, encoded by the coding sequence GTGTCCCACAACGGGATCGAGGGAACGGTGGCCCTGGTCACGGGCGCCGCCCAGGGCATCGGCCGCGCCGTGGCCGTCCGGTTGGCCGACGCGGGCGCGACCGTCGCCGCCGTCGACCGCGACCCCGAGGGGGCGGCCGACACGGCCGACGCCCTGCGGGCGGCGGGGCACAAGGCGGCGGCCTACGTCGCCGACGTGCGCGACTCCGCCGCCGTCGACGCCCTCGTCGACTCCGTCGAACGCGACCTCGGACCCATCGCGCACGCCGTCAACGTGGCCGGCGTGCTGCGCACCGGCCCCGTCACCGCCACCGGCGACGCCGACTGGGCCGAGCTGTTCGCCGTCAACGCCACCGGCGTCTTCCACGTCTCGCGCGCCGCCGCCCGCCGCATGGCCGGGCGGGGGAGCGGGTCGATCGTCACGGTGGGGTCCAACGCGGCCGGCGTGCCGCGCGCCGACCTCGCCGCCTACGGCGCCTCCAAGGCCGCCGCCGCAATGTTCACCAAGTCGCTGGGCCTGGAGCTGGCCCGCTACGGCGTGCGGTGCAACGTGGTCTCGCCCGGCTCCACCGACACCCCCATGCAGCGCGGCATGTGGTCGGGCCCCGACGGCGCCGCCCGGGTCATCGCGGGCGATCCCGGCAGCTTCCGCACCGGCATCCCCCTCGGCCGGATCGCCGACCCCGCCGACATCGCCGACGCCGTCTGCTTCCTGGCCTCCGCCTCGGCCCGGCACATCACCATGCACGACCTCTACGTCGACGGCGGCGCCACGCTGCGCGCCTGA